A genomic segment from Bacteroidota bacterium encodes:
- a CDS encoding response regulator transcription factor, with amino-acid sequence MTIKAVLLDDEKHCTKGLQMQLEEVCPQVEVIATFNSPIQAVEFVTKNNFDILFLDVEMPQLNGFDFLKKIGTPAFDVIFTTAYDQFAIKAFKYSAFDYLLKPIEDEDLQNAIAKWETERADKQKHNPMRYDVLMEQLSTNIQKKLVLPTAEGMELIEVDDIVCIDSDSNYSRLFFADGTSLLVSRTLKEFEDMLETKGFLRVHHSHIVNIKKMRKYLKADGGYVVMSNGRKVSISRARKDQVLEVISQISM; translated from the coding sequence ATGACAATAAAAGCAGTATTACTTGACGACGAAAAACATTGTACAAAAGGCTTGCAAATGCAGCTTGAAGAGGTGTGCCCACAGGTAGAGGTTATTGCTACTTTTAATTCACCCATACAGGCAGTAGAGTTTGTAACCAAAAACAATTTCGATATTCTGTTTTTAGACGTGGAAATGCCCCAGTTAAACGGCTTTGATTTTCTTAAAAAAATAGGCACACCCGCTTTTGATGTAATTTTCACTACTGCCTATGACCAATTTGCTATAAAAGCCTTTAAATACAGTGCTTTTGATTACCTGTTAAAGCCCATTGAAGACGAAGACCTGCAAAACGCCATAGCCAAATGGGAAACTGAGCGCGCTGATAAACAAAAACATAATCCTATGCGCTACGACGTGCTAATGGAGCAACTAAGTACCAACATACAAAAGAAGCTGGTGTTGCCCACTGCCGAAGGCATGGAGTTGATAGAAGTTGATGATATTGTGTGCATAGATAGCGATAGCAATTACAGCCGTTTGTTTTTTGCCGACGGTACTTCGCTACTGGTATCTCGCACCCTAAAAGAGTTTGAAGATATGCTTGAAACCAAAGGGTTTTTGCGGGTGCACCACTCACACATTGTAAACATAAAAAAGATGCGCAAATACCTAAAAGCCGATGGCGGCTATGTGGTAATGAGCAACGGGCGAAAAGTAAGCATATCTCGCGCCCGCAAAGACCAAGTGCTTGAGGTAATAAGCCAAATAAGTATGTAA
- a CDS encoding T9SS type A sorting domain-containing protein — MKKLLLLISCIAVAFYNAHGQQCFFTGNDTCWRTDFVGNGTTSTSRIVAMVAKPDGLYCLFESPIGLKLTGGAPSVAAVNKWNGSYWQPVGPSFPYTGSSATFTAMTADSDGNLIIGGRFTTSLGSPCLIKLNLTTQSYEPIGMGISSGANYIQKIAVYKDTLYVLGRFTEVKDSNKTLTVKNIARFYLKTHRWDSMGSGISDFIQGYQSTWIPLGGLDVSPSGEVFVAGNFTTIGTKTYYNGIASWKTGRGWDTVGSGLRAYNGFTPSRGIPYTLAYNPDDSCIYVGGYVGYLQNAPVTNRRQNGIARFKNGKWAYNFGSFSALTYQSYYDSTTRSVFYGGGFARGIGSGNLSDANRIARFDNTLDSLFELNYGITAGTDVSAIVRWNNQLYVAGNFSEADSSIKTYNLAVWDGSKWSPVGHGIEAINNNAWVKTFATDTKGNLLVGGNFKSLGGLYTNAWALIDSNHKVHALNNDIQTLNSATQINAILPLSDSTYLLGGKFSKTFSSGNSSAIAGYNTNSDSWFKLGTYGVGNIYQYINCMAKVGNKIVVGGSFSSIDGVSANNLAYWDGTQWNAMGDPNGEVEHLTVFNDSILYIEGYFSNINGSTHNYIARYDSSTWRTIGVGLYSSPQDIAVHPYTGELWIITNGSIPNPSGPSYSSNGYAVWDGSKWKDYGKITGFIGNVNSIYHAPDSTTYFTASGISKINNVDATNILRYHPAYGWAGAGSGIRRFASPYTPDFYALRSHKNRLYIGGRFDIAGDSVQSFHLAAYALDNPLLSAATISLGNNDSAYYGYSIKATTSPEYDSLIWSTGDKNTLYSNVFSTGYYSAILYNKGCAANDTVHITIKGNNIYIGGSGDGNDNDFYAQFGTLKGGGGNGASASQYNQYGTITGGNGDGIAFGAALQNGTLKGGYGDGSGSKLFTQNGKLKGGSGDGSANQKVTQNKTIYKGGAADGFSMATYTPLPDGTVKKIISPVKFNGKDSSDLSAWVANVGDYPILAFKVNWFVAGKLYTFGEFNDSIPAGDSLAVKAQQRILPGEKDLPLDICVLITNIAREKDTANNQLCYILDKTTSIAEGQNTSLDISIYPNPAANVAWLQITATDEQESDFELINTEGKVMLKKHLEEGTDKIEIDLQNLSAGIYNFVYTRAGNIITGKLAVVK, encoded by the coding sequence ATGAAAAAACTGCTTTTATTAATAAGCTGTATTGCCGTTGCCTTTTACAACGCACATGGCCAGCAATGCTTTTTTACAGGCAACGATACCTGCTGGCGAACTGATTTTGTAGGTAACGGCACCACCTCCACCAGCCGTATTGTGGCTATGGTGGCCAAACCTGACGGACTTTACTGCCTGTTTGAAAGCCCCATTGGGCTAAAACTTACAGGCGGTGCACCATCCGTAGCGGCGGTAAACAAATGGAACGGCAGCTACTGGCAACCCGTTGGCCCTTCGTTTCCGTATACCGGCAGCTCGGCAACGTTTACCGCCATGACTGCCGATAGCGATGGAAATCTTATTATAGGCGGTAGGTTTACTACATCACTCGGCAGCCCGTGTTTGATTAAACTTAACCTTACCACCCAGAGCTACGAACCCATTGGCATGGGCATAAGCAGCGGCGCAAACTATATACAAAAAATTGCCGTATACAAAGACACCTTGTATGTATTGGGAAGGTTTACAGAGGTGAAAGACTCAAACAAAACACTAACAGTAAAAAACATAGCCCGATTCTACCTTAAAACCCACCGATGGGATAGTATGGGTAGCGGTATTTCCGATTTTATACAAGGCTACCAAAGCACTTGGATACCCCTTGGCGGCTTAGATGTTTCTCCTTCGGGTGAAGTGTTTGTAGCGGGAAACTTTACCACCATAGGCACCAAAACATACTACAACGGTATTGCATCATGGAAAACCGGGCGCGGGTGGGACACCGTAGGCAGTGGTTTGCGAGCATACAACGGCTTCACCCCTTCGCGTGGTATACCCTATACTCTTGCCTATAACCCTGATGATAGCTGCATATACGTGGGTGGTTATGTGGGTTACTTGCAAAATGCGCCTGTAACCAACCGCAGACAAAACGGTATTGCACGATTTAAAAACGGGAAGTGGGCGTACAATTTCGGTAGTTTTAGTGCGCTCACCTACCAAAGCTATTACGATAGCACTACCCGCTCGGTATTTTATGGCGGCGGATTTGCACGGGGCATAGGCAGCGGCAACCTTTCTGATGCTAACCGTATCGCCCGTTTTGATAATACGCTCGACTCTCTGTTCGAGCTAAACTACGGCATCACAGCGGGTACTGATGTTTCAGCAATAGTACGTTGGAACAACCAACTATATGTAGCGGGTAACTTTAGCGAAGCCGATTCATCTATAAAAACTTATAATCTGGCCGTTTGGGACGGTAGCAAATGGTCGCCCGTAGGGCACGGTATAGAAGCTATAAACAACAACGCATGGGTAAAAACTTTTGCTACTGATACTAAAGGCAACTTGCTGGTAGGCGGTAACTTTAAAAGTTTGGGAGGATTGTACACCAATGCCTGGGCGCTAATAGACAGCAACCACAAAGTACACGCCCTAAACAACGATATACAAACCCTAAACAGCGCCACCCAAATAAATGCCATCCTACCCCTTAGCGACAGTACTTATCTTTTGGGTGGGAAATTCTCAAAAACATTTTCATCGGGAAATTCATCGGCCATAGCGGGTTATAATACCAACAGCGATAGCTGGTTTAAGCTGGGTACTTATGGAGTAGGTAACATCTACCAGTACATAAACTGTATGGCCAAAGTAGGCAACAAAATTGTTGTGGGAGGTAGTTTTAGCAGTATTGACGGAGTATCGGCCAACAACCTTGCTTATTGGGACGGTACACAATGGAACGCCATGGGCGACCCTAACGGCGAGGTAGAACACCTTACTGTTTTTAACGATAGCATTTTATACATAGAAGGATATTTTAGCAACATAAACGGCAGCACCCATAACTACATCGCCCGCTACGATAGCAGTACATGGAGAACAATAGGTGTTGGTCTTTATTCTTCGCCGCAAGACATTGCCGTGCACCCTTACACGGGCGAACTTTGGATAATAACCAACGGCAGCATTCCCAACCCTTCTGGCCCATCTTATAGCAGCAACGGCTATGCCGTTTGGGACGGCTCAAAATGGAAAGATTATGGTAAAATAACCGGATTTATTGGCAATGTAAACAGCATTTATCATGCACCCGATAGTACCACCTACTTCACCGCAAGCGGTATAAGCAAAATTAACAACGTGGATGCTACCAACATTTTGCGCTACCATCCCGCTTATGGATGGGCTGGTGCAGGCAGCGGCATACGCAGGTTTGCATCTCCCTACACGCCGGATTTTTATGCCCTGCGTAGCCACAAAAACCGCTTATACATTGGCGGCAGGTTTGATATTGCTGGTGATTCTGTACAGTCGTTCCATTTGGCGGCATACGCTTTGGATAATCCACTACTATCAGCGGCTACAATTTCGCTGGGTAACAACGATAGTGCCTATTACGGTTATTCAATAAAAGCAACCACAAGCCCTGAATACGACTCACTAATTTGGAGTACGGGCGATAAAAACACCCTTTATTCAAACGTATTCAGTACGGGTTATTATTCAGCCATATTGTATAACAAAGGCTGTGCGGCAAACGATACAGTACACATTACCATAAAAGGTAATAACATATATATAGGCGGCAGTGGGGATGGTAACGACAATGATTTTTACGCCCAGTTTGGAACCTTAAAAGGTGGTGGAGGTAACGGTGCTTCAGCAAGCCAATATAACCAATATGGCACTATAACGGGTGGTAATGGAGACGGTATAGCTTTCGGCGCAGCGTTGCAAAACGGCACCCTGAAAGGAGGATACGGAGATGGCTCCGGCTCTAAACTATTCACCCAAAACGGAAAGTTGAAAGGCGGTAGTGGCGACGGCAGTGCAAATCAAAAAGTCACCCAAAATAAAACTATATATAAAGGCGGTGCAGCCGACGGTTTTTCGATGGCGACATACACCCCATTGCCTGACGGCACGGTAAAGAAAATAATATCACCCGTGAAGTTTAATGGCAAGGATAGTTCTGACCTTTCAGCATGGGTAGCAAACGTTGGTGATTACCCCATATTGGCATTCAAAGTAAATTGGTTTGTAGCAGGCAAGCTGTACACTTTTGGCGAGTTTAATGACAGTATACCTGCCGGTGATTCTTTAGCAGTTAAAGCCCAACAACGCATTTTGCCCGGCGAAAAAGATTTACCGCTTGACATTTGCGTGCTGATAACCAACATTGCCCGCGAAAAAGACACAGCCAACAACCAACTTTGTTACATTCTGGATAAAACCACCAGCATTGCTGAAGGACAAAATACATCGCTTGACATTAGTATTTACCCCAACCCTGCTGCAAATGTTGCTTGGCTACAAATTACTGCGACTGATGAGCAGGAAAGCGATTTTGAATTAATAAATACCGAAGGCAAAGTGATGCTAAAAAAACACCTTGAAGAAGGAACAGACAAAATAGAAATTGACCTGCAAAACCTTTCGGCCGGTATTTACAACTTTGTATATACCCGCGCTGGCAATATTATAACAGGCAAACTAGCTGTGGTGAAATAA
- a CDS encoding T9SS type A sorting domain-containing protein produces the protein MSNSVSAKVYPNPANNSFFVKIYYDGEGDYALSVRDLFGKEVINDKYKGSDLPEFEVNTNDLKNGIYFLVVSIMDNKLKGTYRVVILK, from the coding sequence TTGAGTAATTCTGTTTCGGCTAAAGTGTACCCCAATCCAGCAAACAATTCATTTTTTGTAAAAATTTATTATGATGGTGAGGGGGATTATGCGCTTAGTGTTAGAGATTTGTTTGGTAAAGAAGTTATAAACGATAAATATAAAGGCTCTGATTTGCCTGAATTTGAAGTCAATACAAACGACCTTAAAAATGGCATTTATTTTTTGGTAGTCTCAATAATGGACAATAAACTGAAAGGAACTTATAGAGTAGTAATTTTAAAATAG
- a CDS encoding AraC family transcriptional regulator produces the protein MKKEENGPQKIVSLSEAHQAFGLPKPQHPLLSLINGSNTSVELVRLPQYHVLSFYKISYKPKLNGKLKYGQSYYDFDEGGLLFASPGQIIGSNDNGASVCSEYTLLIHPDFFLGYPLSKKIKQYGFFSYSTNETLHLSEDEKVTIIEIFKMIENELNNRIDDFSQDVIISQIELFLNYANRFYKRQFITRKAINNDLLQQLEEILDEYFNNEKTLTQGIPTVQYLSECLNISSSYLSDMLRTLTGQNAQQHIHYKVIEKAKEKLSTTSLSVSEVAYELGFEHPQSFNKLFKTKTNLTPLQFRRSFN, from the coding sequence ATGAAAAAGGAAGAAAACGGCCCGCAAAAAATTGTATCACTATCAGAGGCGCACCAAGCTTTTGGTTTACCAAAGCCTCAGCACCCTTTATTAAGTTTGATTAACGGATCGAATACCTCGGTTGAATTGGTCAGGCTTCCGCAATACCACGTACTGAGTTTTTATAAAATATCCTACAAACCTAAACTTAATGGCAAGCTAAAGTACGGCCAGAGTTATTATGATTTTGACGAAGGCGGTTTATTATTTGCTTCCCCCGGTCAAATTATTGGCAGCAACGATAATGGTGCAAGTGTGTGTTCAGAATATACTTTGCTTATTCATCCTGATTTCTTTTTAGGGTATCCTCTATCCAAAAAAATTAAGCAGTATGGCTTTTTTTCCTATTCAACCAATGAAACCCTTCATCTTTCGGAAGACGAAAAAGTAACTATCATTGAGATTTTTAAAATGATTGAAAATGAACTGAATAACCGAATTGATGATTTTAGCCAAGATGTAATTATTTCCCAAATTGAGTTATTTTTAAATTACGCTAATAGGTTCTACAAGCGTCAATTCATTACCCGAAAGGCTATAAACAACGATTTATTACAGCAGTTAGAGGAAATTTTGGACGAGTATTTTAACAATGAAAAAACGTTGACCCAAGGAATACCAACTGTTCAATACCTTTCTGAGTGTTTAAATATTTCATCAAGTTATTTGAGTGATATGCTACGTACGCTTACAGGACAAAATGCACAGCAGCACATACACTATAAGGTTATAGAAAAAGCGAAAGAAAAATTGTCTACCACCAGTTTATCAGTTAGTGAGGTTGCATACGAGTTGGGGTTTGAACATCCACAATCTTTTAATAAGTTGTTCAAAACAAAAACCAACCTTACCCCACTACAATTTAGACGCTCATTTAACTAA
- a CDS encoding SDR family NAD(P)-dependent oxidoreductase: MSYKVWFITGTSRGFGSVWTEAALKRGDKVAATARNLASIAHLTEKYGSNVLTLELDVTQPDQVKRAMEKAYAHFGRLDIIFNNAGYSLVGTIEEASADDIRALYETNVIGPVSVIQAALPLLRKQGGGHILGTSSNLGHVTMPIIGYYCSSKWAFEAIHESLAAEVKPFGVKVTIIEPGAYATEFGSQESLKFANGLDTYAGFKAEFAESLKTIERGDPNATSEALFKIVDAENPPLRFFLGSHCLPWVRTAYNERLATWEAWEDISNAAQGISK, from the coding sequence ATGTCATATAAAGTATGGTTTATAACAGGAACTTCACGTGGTTTTGGGAGCGTTTGGACTGAGGCCGCTCTTAAGCGTGGCGACAAGGTTGCCGCTACAGCACGCAACTTGGCAAGTATTGCCCATCTTACTGAAAAATATGGATCAAACGTGCTAACCTTGGAGCTGGACGTTACCCAGCCCGATCAGGTGAAAAGAGCTATGGAAAAAGCTTACGCTCACTTTGGCAGGCTTGATATTATTTTTAATAATGCCGGTTATTCTCTTGTTGGTACCATTGAAGAAGCCAGCGCAGATGATATACGTGCACTTTATGAAACAAATGTTATTGGCCCGGTTTCGGTTATTCAGGCGGCTTTGCCATTATTGCGAAAACAGGGAGGCGGTCATATACTGGGCACATCAAGCAACCTTGGTCATGTAACAATGCCTATAATCGGCTACTATTGTTCGTCAAAATGGGCATTTGAGGCTATACATGAAAGCCTTGCCGCAGAGGTTAAACCTTTTGGTGTTAAAGTAACAATAATTGAACCGGGTGCCTACGCCACAGAGTTTGGGAGCCAAGAGTCTTTAAAATTTGCAAATGGTCTTGATACTTATGCAGGTTTTAAAGCGGAGTTTGCGGAAAGCTTAAAAACTATAGAGAGAGGCGATCCGAATGCAACGTCCGAAGCTCTTTTCAAAATTGTAGATGCTGAAAATCCTCCGTTACGGTTCTTCCTTGGTAGCCATTGTTTACCATGGGTGCGCACAGCATATAATGAGAGATTAGCCACTTGGGAAGCGTGGGAGGATATCTCTAACGCGGCTCAAGGAATTTCCAAGTAA